The Herminiimonas arsenitoxidans genome window below encodes:
- a CDS encoding CidA/LrgA family protein, with product MLNTLLTLLIFQTMGEGLVYALSLPVPGPVIGMLLLLLYLIVKKGVATKLAPNTSQLLSHMALLFVPAGVGISVHVHRIADEWLAISIALIISTVVSIVVTAAVINKLRKRTQP from the coding sequence ATGCTGAATACGCTACTTACCCTGTTGATTTTTCAAACGATGGGCGAAGGTTTGGTTTACGCCTTGTCGCTACCGGTTCCCGGCCCTGTCATCGGCATGCTTTTGTTGCTGCTCTATTTGATAGTGAAGAAGGGTGTGGCGACCAAGTTGGCACCGAACACTTCGCAATTGTTGTCGCACATGGCTTTGCTGTTTGTGCCGGCCGGCGTGGGGATTAGCGTGCATGTGCACCGGATTGCGGATGAGTGGCTGGCGATTTCGATCGCGCTGATTATCAGTACGGTCGTCTCCATCGTGGTGACGGCGGCCGTGATCAACAAGCTGAGAAAAAGGACTCAGCCATGA
- a CDS encoding LrgB family protein yields the protein MMPHFNTVWVYLAGSPLLWLTATLLAYRIATTIYEKTNRSPLANPVAISVAILVLVLYISDTPYKTYFDGAQFVHFLLGPVTVALAIPLYMQLDKLKRNWFPLLAGALIGGAAAITCGMGVAWLLGASPLTVLSMAPKSVTMPIAMGVTEKIGGLPTLTAVMVMLTGIFGSGIAHYIFKAMKITDDITCGFTLGAAAHGVGTARAFQVNQEMGAFAGLAMGLSGILTALLVPFVLKLLGVI from the coding sequence ATGATGCCGCACTTCAATACAGTCTGGGTTTATCTGGCCGGCTCACCACTGTTGTGGCTGACGGCAACCTTGCTGGCGTATCGCATTGCGACCACGATTTATGAAAAAACAAATCGCAGTCCCTTGGCGAATCCGGTAGCGATTTCGGTGGCGATACTGGTGCTGGTGCTCTACATCAGTGACACGCCGTACAAAACCTATTTCGACGGCGCGCAGTTTGTGCACTTCTTGCTCGGGCCGGTTACGGTTGCGTTGGCGATTCCCTTGTATATGCAACTCGATAAATTGAAGCGCAACTGGTTTCCCTTGCTGGCTGGTGCTTTGATAGGCGGTGCGGCAGCAATTACTTGCGGGATGGGAGTTGCGTGGCTGTTGGGTGCGTCGCCGTTGACGGTCTTGTCTATGGCGCCGAAGTCGGTGACGATGCCGATTGCGATGGGGGTGACAGAGAAGATTGGTGGCCTGCCGACCTTGACGGCGGTGATGGTGATGCTGACCGGTATTTTCGGTTCGGGTATCGCGCATTACATTTTCAAGGCGATGAAAATCACCGACGACATTACCTGCGGCTTTACCTTGGGCGCAGCGGCGCACGGCGTTGGAACGGCACGCGCATTTCAGGTCAATCAGGAAATGGGGGCATTTGCAGGTTTGGCGATGGGGTTGTCTGGAATTTTGACGGCATTGCTGGTGCCCTTCGTGCTGAAATTACTGGGCGTAATTTAG
- a CDS encoding NINE protein, protein MDAVINHPASSKHKGKTVATLLAVLLGGTGAHRFYLYGAKDFWAWIYLCAFALFVGAVVLTRAPHSLIISLLALFPLSIFAGWIEALTIGLTSDEKWDAKHNPHSARTSASRWPIVLLLVLTFACGFTAVIISMARATDLFLTGGAYG, encoded by the coding sequence ATGGATGCCGTTATCAATCACCCAGCCAGCAGCAAACACAAGGGCAAGACTGTCGCCACTTTATTGGCGGTCCTGCTCGGTGGCACAGGCGCGCATCGTTTTTATTTGTATGGTGCGAAAGACTTCTGGGCGTGGATTTATTTGTGTGCGTTTGCGCTTTTCGTCGGCGCCGTCGTTTTGACGCGAGCGCCGCACTCGCTGATCATCAGTTTGCTGGCCTTGTTTCCGCTCTCAATTTTTGCCGGATGGATAGAAGCATTGACGATAGGTTTAACGTCAGATGAGAAGTGGGATGCGAAACACAACCCTCACTCAGCGCGCACATCTGCATCACGCTGGCCGATTGTTTTGCTGCTGGTACTGACCTTCGCTTGCGGTTTTACTGCGGTGATTATCAGTATGGCGCGCGCCACCGATCTGTTTCTGACCGGCGGCGCTTACGGCTAG
- a CDS encoding cytochrome c gives MKRQYLSRLFALLLAVIAIFVAWLFLANRNPDIDQPSVPPADPAQQLKQGEYLARVGNCMSCHTSRGGESYAGGRTVPTPFGNIYTSNLTPDAETGLGKWTNGDFWQAMHNGKSKDGSLLYPAFPYTNYTKVTRADSDAIFAYLQTLPAVSQKNRAPDLRFPYDNRASLYVWRALYFRPGQYVNDDKQSMEWNRGAYMTQGLGHCSACHSPRDTLGGMDLKAELGGGMIPMLNWYAPPLNSDAESSLGNWETEHLAALLQTGVAPRRSVSGPMAEVVFNSLQYATHEDINAMAVYLKSLPQQIAAPVATAESVSDNTKKNMITAGAKLYENQCASCHQASGQGVPSIYPALANSRAITTPIATNAIRMVLHGGYAPSTAGNPRPYGMPPFGQSMTDEEIASVVTYIRNAWGNQGTAVSPNDVNRYRSR, from the coding sequence ATGAAACGACAATACTTATCGCGCCTATTCGCACTGCTGCTGGCCGTCATCGCCATCTTCGTCGCGTGGCTGTTTCTGGCAAACAGAAATCCTGATATCGACCAGCCATCAGTGCCACCGGCCGACCCTGCGCAACAACTGAAACAAGGCGAATATCTGGCACGTGTCGGCAACTGCATGAGCTGCCACACCTCACGCGGTGGCGAGTCGTATGCGGGTGGTCGCACCGTGCCTACACCTTTCGGCAATATCTACACATCCAATCTGACGCCAGATGCAGAAACCGGTCTCGGCAAATGGACAAACGGCGATTTCTGGCAAGCCATGCACAATGGCAAATCGAAAGACGGCAGCCTCTTGTACCCGGCCTTCCCGTACACGAATTACACCAAGGTCACGCGTGCCGATTCGGATGCGATCTTCGCCTACCTGCAAACATTACCGGCAGTCAGTCAAAAGAATCGTGCGCCGGATTTGCGCTTCCCTTATGACAATCGCGCATCGCTCTATGTATGGCGCGCCCTGTACTTCCGTCCTGGCCAATACGTCAATGACGACAAACAATCGATGGAATGGAATCGTGGTGCGTATATGACGCAAGGCCTGGGTCATTGCAGTGCCTGTCACTCGCCACGCGATACGCTGGGCGGTATGGACTTGAAAGCAGAATTGGGGGGCGGCATGATCCCGATGTTGAACTGGTACGCACCGCCATTGAATAGCGATGCAGAATCCAGTCTCGGTAATTGGGAAACAGAACATCTTGCTGCGCTCTTGCAAACCGGCGTCGCACCGCGTCGCTCAGTCAGCGGCCCGATGGCAGAAGTCGTCTTCAATAGTTTGCAATATGCGACGCATGAAGACATCAATGCGATGGCTGTTTATCTGAAGTCCTTGCCGCAACAAATCGCTGCGCCAGTCGCAACGGCAGAAAGCGTAAGCGACAACACCAAGAAAAACATGATCACAGCCGGCGCGAAGCTGTACGAGAATCAATGCGCCAGCTGCCATCAGGCATCCGGCCAAGGTGTGCCATCGATTTATCCTGCACTGGCCAACAGTCGCGCCATCACGACACCAATCGCAACCAATGCGATACGCATGGTCTTGCACGGTGGTTACGCACCGAGTACCGCCGGCAATCCGCGTCCATACGGCATGCCGCCATTCGGTCAATCGATGACGGATGAGGAAATCGCTTCCGTCGTTACTTACATACGCAATGCGTGGGGCAATCAGGGCACGGCTGTCTCGCCTAACGATGTCAACCGCTACCGCTCGCGCTAA
- a CDS encoding c-type cytochrome, whose product MLSKCFRFVRLFTASCLVLTAGISSAADEGKVPDTIAQRVAACVVCHGKEGRAGSDGYYPRIAGKPAGYLYNQLINFRDGKRTYPVMTAMLENMSDAYLREIAQYFSDQHPPYPEPQPTQSNPAELERGRLLVHHGDKEKGIPACVACHSAKMTGTAPAIPGLIGLPRDYLLGQIGAWKIGTRHAAKPDCMADIVMKMSAADITAAASWLSEQRVPADATPAPAITTKLPLECGNLAP is encoded by the coding sequence ATGCTCAGTAAGTGTTTTCGTTTCGTCCGACTTTTCACCGCTAGTTGCCTAGTGCTCACTGCCGGCATCTCCAGCGCCGCCGATGAAGGCAAGGTTCCCGATACCATCGCACAACGCGTCGCCGCTTGCGTGGTCTGCCACGGCAAGGAAGGTCGCGCCGGCAGTGATGGCTATTACCCGCGCATAGCTGGCAAACCAGCCGGCTATCTATATAACCAGTTAATCAACTTCCGCGACGGCAAGCGCACTTATCCCGTCATGACCGCAATGCTGGAAAACATGTCGGACGCCTATCTGCGCGAGATCGCGCAATACTTCTCTGATCAGCATCCACCGTATCCAGAACCGCAACCCACTCAGTCCAATCCAGCCGAACTGGAACGCGGCCGTCTGCTGGTGCATCACGGCGACAAGGAAAAAGGTATCCCCGCCTGCGTCGCCTGCCATAGCGCAAAAATGACCGGCACAGCGCCAGCCATTCCCGGCCTGATCGGCTTGCCACGCGATTACCTGTTGGGGCAAATCGGTGCCTGGAAAATCGGTACACGTCACGCTGCCAAACCAGACTGCATGGCAGATATCGTCATGAAAATGAGCGCAGCGGATATCACCGCCGCCGCATCATGGTTATCCGAACAGCGCGTGCCGGCTGATGCGACACCCGCGCCCGCCATCACCACGAAGCTTCCTCTCGAGTGCGGCAATCTCGCACCTTAA
- a CDS encoding aminotransferase-like domain-containing protein: MKLYETLAAELAQSIQDGVLRLGDRLPSVRQASISRNVSPSTVFQAYYLLEARGLIRARERSGYYVAGGAQKLPPEPEQASQPDEASSPVDISERVFEVLESAKMRDVVPLGSAFPSPLLFPMARLARAMASSVQQLDPWSAVDDLTPGNPQLRRQIALRYLTDGLHIHTDEIVITNGALDALNLCLTAVTRPGDAVLVESPTFYAALQSLERNGLHAIEVPTHPREGIDLAALTRAIERHKPKACWLMTTFQNPLGSLMPDEKKRDLVALLAQHEIPLIEDDVYGELYFSDKRPMPAKAFDTKGLVMHCSSFSKCLAPGYRVGWAAPGRYTRAVARHKLTTTLAASAPAQAALAAYLEKGGYDRHLRQLRHTLSVQQTLFMEAIARHFPLGTQATRPKGGYFLWVELPHKVNALELHRQALALGISIAPGPIFSAHHGFTNCIRLNYGHIWDARMEAALATLGQLAKQMA; this comes from the coding sequence ATGAAATTGTATGAAACGCTCGCCGCCGAACTCGCGCAATCCATACAGGATGGCGTCTTGCGTTTAGGTGATCGTCTGCCTTCGGTGCGACAAGCCAGCATCAGCCGCAATGTCAGTCCGTCTACTGTCTTCCAGGCTTATTACCTGCTGGAAGCGCGCGGCCTGATACGCGCACGTGAACGCTCCGGTTATTACGTTGCAGGCGGCGCGCAGAAGCTGCCGCCGGAGCCAGAACAGGCATCGCAACCGGATGAGGCCTCATCACCAGTCGATATCAGCGAGCGCGTGTTTGAAGTACTGGAGTCAGCCAAGATGCGCGACGTCGTCCCGCTAGGCTCAGCCTTCCCCAGCCCTTTGCTATTCCCGATGGCGCGACTCGCACGCGCAATGGCATCCAGCGTGCAGCAACTCGATCCGTGGAGCGCCGTCGATGACCTGACGCCGGGCAATCCGCAATTGCGCCGCCAGATCGCCTTGCGTTATCTGACCGATGGCTTGCATATACATACTGATGAAATCGTCATCACCAACGGTGCGCTCGATGCGCTGAATCTTTGTCTAACCGCAGTAACGCGTCCCGGCGATGCGGTGCTGGTTGAATCGCCAACTTTTTACGCAGCGCTGCAATCGCTGGAACGCAATGGCTTGCATGCGATAGAAGTGCCGACGCATCCGCGCGAAGGAATAGATCTGGCGGCGCTGACACGTGCTATCGAGCGTCATAAACCAAAAGCCTGCTGGTTGATGACGACATTCCAGAATCCGCTTGGCAGCCTGATGCCGGATGAAAAGAAACGCGACCTGGTCGCACTACTCGCACAGCATGAAATCCCGCTGATAGAAGACGATGTCTACGGCGAACTATATTTCAGTGACAAACGCCCTATGCCGGCCAAAGCCTTTGATACCAAAGGTTTGGTCATGCACTGTTCGTCTTTCTCCAAATGTCTCGCACCCGGATATCGCGTCGGCTGGGCCGCGCCCGGGCGTTATACACGCGCCGTCGCACGCCACAAACTGACGACGACTTTGGCCGCATCCGCTCCGGCACAAGCCGCACTCGCTGCCTATCTGGAAAAAGGCGGTTATGACCGTCACCTGCGCCAATTGCGTCACACCTTGTCGGTGCAGCAAACACTATTCATGGAAGCGATTGCACGCCACTTCCCACTCGGTACGCAGGCAACACGACCTAAAGGCGGTTATTTTCTGTGGGTCGAATTGCCACATAAAGTGAATGCGCTGGAATTGCATAGGCAAGCGCTGGCACTAGGCATCAGCATCGCGCCAGGACCGATTTTTTCTGCGCACCACGGTTTTACCAATTGCATCCGATTGAATTACGGTCACATCTGGGATGCACGCATGGAAGCCGCGCTGGCAACGCTGGGACAACTGGCCAAACAGATGGCTTGA
- a CDS encoding fasciclin domain-containing protein, which produces MRKLSYALLLSASLASVSFAYAADAVMVGGQSMLPSKDIVDNAVNSADHTTLVAAVKAAGLVDTLKGKGPFTVFAPTNAAFGKLPAGTVDTLVKPENKATLTKILTYHVVPGKYDFAALEKEIKKHKGTAQLATANGAKLTFVMNGKHNINVKDDSGNTASISTYDVYQSNGVINVIDTVLIPK; this is translated from the coding sequence ATGCGCAAACTCTCTTACGCCTTGCTACTCTCTGCCTCACTCGCATCCGTATCATTCGCTTATGCCGCCGATGCTGTGATGGTTGGTGGTCAAAGCATGTTGCCTAGCAAGGATATTGTCGACAACGCTGTTAACTCTGCCGATCACACGACTTTGGTTGCTGCAGTTAAAGCCGCTGGTTTGGTTGATACATTGAAAGGAAAAGGTCCGTTTACTGTATTTGCACCAACCAATGCTGCCTTCGGTAAATTGCCAGCAGGCACAGTAGATACCTTGGTCAAGCCAGAAAACAAAGCAACGCTGACAAAAATCCTGACCTATCACGTCGTGCCAGGAAAATATGACTTCGCTGCATTGGAAAAAGAAATCAAAAAACACAAAGGCACAGCACAATTGGCAACTGCCAATGGCGCAAAACTGACCTTTGTGATGAATGGTAAACACAATATCAATGTGAAAGATGACAGCGGCAACACTGCCAGCATCAGCACATATGATGTTTATCAGTCGAATGGTGTGATCAACGTGATTGATACGGTGTTGATCCCTAAATAA
- a CDS encoding DUF3096 domain-containing protein: MNLHITLGPLLALIAGILILLMPRLLNFIVALYLIVIGLIGLFGTGSFLR; the protein is encoded by the coding sequence ATGAATCTGCACATTACACTTGGTCCACTTCTCGCCTTGATCGCCGGCATCCTGATTTTGTTGATGCCACGTCTGCTGAATTTTATTGTTGCCTTGTATTTGATCGTGATCGGCTTGATCGGTTTGTTCGGAACGGGTTCATTTCTGAGGTAG
- a CDS encoding DUF4124 domain-containing protein: MKNKIAVFISCVLLTSVVYAADIYRWVDGNGRVYFSDTVPERYKGVATKVDTSDSELTASQRQDAAERAAREKAIVERAEDERSAPARPSGAIMGEPSSVSKRQFDCERMQREYRESQECFAPYVIRGRNGKRRPGAVREEAFLYCKSVPDPSVQCGSQPQYIGQ; this comes from the coding sequence ATGAAAAACAAGATAGCCGTCTTCATCAGTTGCGTCTTATTGACTTCAGTCGTGTATGCCGCAGATATCTACCGTTGGGTTGATGGGAATGGCCGTGTCTATTTTTCTGACACAGTGCCTGAACGCTACAAGGGCGTAGCAACCAAGGTCGATACCAGTGATTCTGAGCTGACCGCGAGCCAGCGCCAGGATGCCGCCGAACGTGCCGCGCGTGAGAAGGCCATTGTTGAGCGTGCTGAGGATGAACGCAGTGCTCCCGCAAGACCGAGTGGCGCAATCATGGGTGAACCAAGTAGCGTCTCCAAGAGGCAGTTCGATTGTGAGCGCATGCAGAGGGAATACCGGGAAAGTCAGGAGTGCTTTGCTCCTTATGTCATACGTGGGCGCAATGGCAAACGCCGTCCTGGTGCCGTGCGGGAAGAGGCTTTCTTGTACTGTAAATCGGTTCCCGATCCTTCAGTGCAGTGCGGATCGCAACCACAATATATTGGGCAGTAA